GCCTGTGGCCACGGCCATGGCGACTGCCGATGACAAAGGACGCTGGAGTGTGGAACTGCCTGCTCAGAAAGCCGGCACCGGCTTCACCCTGACCGTGCAAGGACAGAACACCGTCACCTTCAAGAATGTGGCCGTGGGCGAAGTCTGGATCTGCTCCGGTCAATCGAACATGCAATGGGAGCTGTGGAGACTCACGCGGAATGATCAGGGGAAGAAAGTGGCGGCCCAGGCCAAGCATCCCAATATCCGCCTCTTCACCATGCCGCGCCGCCCCGCTCTGACCCCTCAGGAAGATTTCCCCGTCTTGAAGATCAAAATGCAACGTGACAAGGAATATGACGTGGTCTTCGGCCAATGGCAGGAATGTACCCCGGAAACCGCCTATGAGTTCTCGGCAGTCGCCTACTTCTTTGGCCGCGATCTGGAAAAAGCCCTCAACGTGCCCATCGGCTTGATCGCTACCAACTGGGGCGGTACCGTCTGCGAAGCCTGGACCAGCCTGGAAGCCCTGGAGAGTGTACCGGACCTCAAATACCTGGCCGATCGCGCTCGCCAAGCCCAGCAAAGCCCGCCGCAGAAAAAAGGCCTCAATCCCAACATTCCCACGGTCCTCTTCAATGGCATGATCCACCCCTTGCTCAAGTTCCCCATCCGCGGCGCCATTTGGTACCAAGGTGAGTCCAACGCCCCGCGTGCCTACGAATACCGCACCCTCTATCCCACCATGATCCAGGACTGGCGCAAACGCTGGGGGCACGACTTTGCTTTCCTCGGCGTCCAGCTTGCTCCCTATTGGGATGGCAACTCTGAAGGCGTCCGCTATGCCGAGCTGCGGGATGCCCAATTGCATGCCACTCGCGTGCTTCCTAAAGTCGGCCTGGCGGTCATTACCGATGTTGGCGAGGAAAAAGACATCCACCCGCAGCAGAAGGAACCCGTCGGCGCCCGCCTCGCCCTGGCCGCACGGGCCTTGGCTTACGGAGAAAAAATCGTCTACAGCGGTCCCATCTTCCGCGAAGCCAAATTTGACGGCAAAAAGGCCATTCTGAGCTTCGACCACGTCGGCAGCGGATTGGTGGCCAAGGATGGACCCCTGGTCGGCTTCACCGCCTGCGGCACCGATCAGGTCTTCAAACCGGCTCAGGCCGTCATCGAAGGCGACAAGGTCGTCGTCACTTGTGACGAGGTCGATCGGATTGTGGCTGTCCGCTACGGTTGGGTGAACTTCGCCAAACCCACCCTCAATCTCTTCAACAAAGAGGGTTTGCCCGCCTCGCCCTTCCGCACCGATGACTTCCCCCTGACCACGCAGGGCAAGCCAAAGAAGTGACCGCAGCGCCGACGGTTCCTCCGTGAACTGAAAAGCGGCCAAACCGCTAACGGCCTCCGTGAAGTCGCCCTCGTCCAACCGCTGCCTACCGACCTGGTGCTCCAGGCAGCGGTTTTTTTGCTGCCCGCCCCTTCGCTAAGGTTGTCCCCGGCGCCCTCTATCCCTCTCGTTCTCACGTTCCCTAGCAGCTTCTACGCCTCGCAGCAGTGTTCCTATCCGGCCATCGTTCAATAGTCCGATCCAGCATTCCGAGGAAAATCACATTTGACTTGCCTCGTTTTATAGGACATAATTTCACATAAACTTTCCCCATCCCGGCTAGATTCGGCTAAGGACAACGGCAACTCGGCGGAGTATAAGCCCTCTTGCCCTCAAGGAAGCCAAAAAGATAGCTCATGCGAGTGGAACAATTGGGACGGAAAATCCCAGAATTATAGGACTTTTCAGATTTCTGGAAAAAAAATGGAAAATTTTTCTTGACAGGCAGCGATTTATGGGACATATATACAGTAAACAGGTGATCAGTTGAGAGAAGACCTGGCCCCGTGGCAATGGCCAGTTTCTTCTAAGGCCCAGAAAGAGGGTTTGCTGGGCTGAAACCTGACAGATGACAACGAAAAGGAGGCAGAACCATGATCACGGCGAATGCGGCACAGCGCGGGAAAGCGGCAACCCAATTGCCAGAGCGGCGGGGGGCGATCCGGGGAGCACAAACCAGCCGGTGGGGAGGTCGCTCTGTTGGTCGGGGGGGAGGAAGCGAGGCGGGGCGGCGGCGCGGCCAACAGAGGGGGAATTATCCGGGTACGCCCGGAATGATGTCGAGCACGATTTTGCCGAAGTGGATCCCCCGGCGCATCGCTTCGAGTGCTGCGGGCAATTCCGGGAGCGGGAAACGGCGATCGATGACGGGGCGGAGGCGATGCTGCTGGAGGAAGACGAGCATGTCCTCGAACATTTTTCGGGAGCCGACGAAGATGCCCTGGAGCCGGACCGCTTTCATGAGGATCGGCATGGGGTCGATAGTTCCTCGGCCCGCCAGCACGCCAATCAAGGCGATGTACCCTCCGCGGCGCACCGCCCGCAGCGAGCGCTCCAGGGTGCCGGCACCGCCGACTTCCAGAACGATGTCCGCACCTTGTCCTTCCGTTTGTTCGCGGACCCACCGATCCCATTCCGGCACCGTGTGGTAATTGGCTGTGGCGTCCGCCCCCAATTGAGCAGCCCGTTCCCGCTTGTGTTCCTGGCCGGACAGCAGCAGCACGCGCGCTCCCATTGCTTTGGCCAACTGCAAGCCGAAGATGGACACGCCGCCCGTTCCCAGCAACAGGACCGTCTTACCCGGTCGGCATTCGCCGCTGATCAAGGCATTCCAGGCAGTCAAGGCCGCACAGGGCAGGGTGGCGGCGCTGGCGTAATCCCAATCCTCCGGCAGCGGCACAGCACCGGCCTGCTCGAGCAAGACATATTGGGCAAATGTCCCATCGCGATCGGCACCGAGAGTCGAGCGGGCCGCCGTGTCTGTCAGCGGGCCGTCCGCCCACTTCTGCATGAAGCAGCCGATGACCCGGTCGCCCACGCGGAAACGATCGACATCCGGCCCCACGGCGATGACTTCGCCGGCGCCATCCGAACCGAGGATGCGCGGCATCGACAAGCGAGGATTGTAGCTTCCTTCTACGATCAGAACGTCGCGATAGTTCACCGAGACCGCATGGAGCCGCACGAGAATCTGCCCCGCTGCGGGAACAGGAATCTCGCATTTGGTCCAGCGCAAATGCTCGGTTCCGAAACCGCCGTCGAGCACCCAAGCATGCATTGGCATCGCCTCCTCCGATTTCGGGGTGATTATAGGAATTGTCCTCTCGCGGAAGATGAGCCATGTGCTAAACTAGGACTTGGGCACCATGTCCTGCGGGAAGCACGCAGAGTTTTTTCAGGGACGTGCAGACCGATGGCGGACTCGACCGACTCGCTCAAACTCGACGACTATCTGGCTCGACTGCTGGCCGCCCTCGACTCCGGAGTCGAAGGGGGGAACAGTCACGCCCCAACCGTGGACCTTTCGGCTCGGCAGGGTCTGCCGTCGCAGGGAGGTCCTCAGGCTGAGGCGGCAATCCCCGTGTCTCATGAGGGATCACTGAGCGAGGTCATACCGGGTCCGGGGAATGCGGGCGTTCCCCTGCGTGTAGCGCCGGGGTCCCCCTTGCGTATTGGCCGCTTTGAGCTGCGCCGCCAGTTGGGCAAGGGGGGGTGTGGTATCGTCTTTCTGGCCTTCGATCCGAAATTGCAGCGGGAAGTCGCCTTGAAAATCCCTCGCCCCGAGATGCTCTTGAGCGCGGACGCCCGCAAGCGATTGATCCGAGAAGCCCAAGCGGCGGCGGAATTCGATCATCCGAACCTGGTGCCAGTGTATGAAACGGGCGAGTTCGGTCCGCTGTGCTACATCGCCACAGCCTTCTGTCCGGGTCAGACTCTGGGCCAGTGGCTGGAGAAACAAGCCTTCCCGGTCCCTGTGCGTCAGGCGGCCCGCTTGGTCGCCATTGTCGCCGAGGCGGTTCAACATGCCCACGATCGCGGCGTCCTCCATCGGGACCTCAAACCGAACAACATCATCCTTCAACCGGTCCGAGAGGATCCCCTGGCGGAAGAGCCTCCGGTCGGCTCCTGCCAACTCCGCGGAGAATACTTCATTCCGCGGGTCGTAGACTTTGGCTTGGCTAAGCTCATGGAACGCGGTGAGCCATCCGATACGCGTACTTGGCAGATTCTCGGCACGCCGAAATACATGGCCCCCGAACAAGCTCTAGCCAAGCATCGGGATTTAGGTCCGGCCGCGGATGTCTATGCCCTGGGTGCCATCCTCTATGAACTCCTCACCGGTTGTGCTCCCTACGACGGTGCGACGGATGTCGAAGTGCTCCGCCAAGTCATCGATGGGCAGCTCAATCCGCCCCGCCAAATCCGGCCGGACATTCCCCGAGACTTGGAAGCCATTTGCCTCAAGGCGATGGAAAAGAATCCAGGCCGGCGCTATCGCACCGCGATCGACCTGGCCGATGATCTGCGGCGCTTTCTCGATGGCAAACCCACAATCGCCCGGCCGCTCAATTGGCTGGGACGCGTGGCTCGCTGGGCACGGCGGAACGATCAACTCGTCGCCTTGATCATCGTCAGTGCCATCGCGGTTGTTATGATCGGTGTGGGTACTTGGTACATGGGGGAGACACGCCGGCTCAAAAACGACCAGGAACGGGCGCGATCCGACCAAGAGCTACGCGCCCGCTTGGAACGTCAACGGGACTATGCCCAATACATCTATGCCACTTTCCTCTCCCTTCGCAGCGGCAATCGTGATGAAGCCAAGGATTACTTAGAAGCGGCCCGGATGATTGCGACGTACCTCAACGAACCTCTGGACTTTCCCTATCGCCACCTGAGCCGCCTGGTCCAGCTCCCACGCCAGGATATTCCTACTTTCGCAAACCGTGTCACTGCTTTGGCGGTTTCCGCGGACCTCCGCTACCTCTGCTGGGCATATCCCGATGGTACCCTCACACTCTGGGACATCGCCCAGTCCCGACCCGTGCAAACGTGGAAGCATACCACCCAGGAGATGCAGAATGCTGGGAAAACCTCGCTCCACCTCGCGTTTGTGGGACCCCAGTCCAAAACCCTGCTGGTGTGCAACGAGACGGCGGAGGCGCCCCACCTCAGCGTCTGGACCCTCCACTCCGAGGGTACGATGGCCCCACTTGCGAATCTTCCCGCCGTTTTCCAAAGCCCCTGGCTCCGTTGTGCGACCAGTCCCGATGGCCGTTTCAGTTGCGTCGAACATCGTGACGGCACTGTCCTCCTCTGGGATTGGTTCGAGCAGAAAGTGGCGGCGCAAACCCGCTGGCCTCAGAGCGTGAAGGAGATGCATGTGCGCACCCTGCCCTCCGGTTGTGAGGTGGCATTCGCCACCCGTGATGGAACAGTTGGGCTGTGGGATGGCCGTTCGCCCCCGCGGATGTTGCCTCCCCTCGATAACTCCTCACGCATCACCTCTCTCGCCTTCACAGCGGAGGGCAAAATTGCCTTGGGCAGCAACACCGGCTTATGGATTCTGGAGAAAGGTAAGCAGTGGAAGCAGCAGGGGAACTCGCCCGTTCGTTGGGTCTTTTCTTCCCCCCACGGTCTGTTGACTTATGTCAAGCCAGGGCGGTTTTCTCTTCAGCAGGAAGCCCGATTCTGGGAATGGCCCGTGGTGGAACATGGCGAGATCACGACGGCCGCACTCGATGCCAACGGGCGCTTGCTTTGCACTGCCGGTGAAGACGGCTTCGTGAGACTCTGGCGGATTCCCGGAGATCCCCACGAGCTGGGGGTTTTACAAGTTCCCCTCATCCAGGGTGTGTTCGTATCTGAAGAGTCTCCCCAAGGCGTGTTGCTTGATGCTCAGAAACGGTTTTTTCCTCTGGCTGATTCTCAGAATGCTCCTCTGCCCTCGCCCTCGCTCCCGATCCTCGATGCTTTCCTGACGCAGGACGGTTCCCTCCGAGTCTTTCTAGCGGACGGCTCCACGATTCGCGACGAGCAATGGACAGGCCCAAAGCGGCGGCTTGTCCGCCAGTGGCGCCTTCCTCCGGCAGCGCAAGTGCGTTGGGCCAAATTCTCCAGGCCGGCCGGCCACCTTCTCGCGGCTGATCACTTGGGCCGGCTGTACCTGTGGAATACCGCAGACGTACCCTCCGCAGCCCCGTCGATCATCGAGACCTCCAGCGGCAAGGTTGTGGCTGAAGCAGTCCTGGCTCGCGACGCTTCGTTGCTGGCAGCTCGCTGGGATCGATCGGCGATCAGCATATGGTCCGTGGCGGAGAATAGTTGGAAGCTCACCTTGTCCATTCCCGATGCGACCGATTTTTGTTTCGTGGAAAATAGCGGTTTTCTAGCGACGGCGGGCGAACGAGGGGCCATCCGCTTGTGGTCGCTGGAAAGCGGCCGGGAGGCGGCCACGTTCCTGGGACACATCGGTGCTGCCACCTGTCTTGCGCTGTCTCCAGATCAGCGCACTCTGATCAGCGGTGGAGCCAACGGCGAGGTAATTTTCTGGGATTTGCGAGCACAGCGGGAAGTCTTTCGTCAGCGCCGCCACGATGGACCCGTGCGCCACATTCGCTTCGCCAATCGAGGGCGCTGGCTCATCACCGCCACGTCCGATCAGGTCGCCCTCTGGCAAACTAGCGAATGATCACTTCGCGGTTGATGTGGATGTGGAAGGAACAGACAAGGGCTAAAAAAATTCACAATCTCACGAAAAAATTCGGTCGCTGAGGTCCTCCGTTTAAGGTTCTGTCGCTCTGGTCCGCTGTATTATTCCATGTTTCTCCTGCGCACGCGTGGTGACTCCGCGATGGGGCACCCACCAGCTTCACGCTGAAAGTTGATCCTAAAAGCGAATCCCGGCGGTGAGTAAGAGATTCACGTTATTGAGATCGCCCCCAAGCGGCGGCACGATGTTGGTCCAGTCATAACCCCATTCGACACGAAGGCCGCTGAAGAGAATGCAGCCGCCGAAAGGGACCTCGAGCGAGCCGTGGGCTGCCAAGTAAATGCCATGTGTGACATTCTGCCGTCGCGCATAACCGTTGACCTGATTGAGCGGAACCACATCGACGTGTGCGGTGCCCCATCGGCCTCCCACTTGCCCTCCGATGCGAACATTCCACCCTTCTTGCAGCCCGTTGGCGGCGGGGCCCCACAGCCACCAATCGCGGCCCAGAGCAAAATTGAAATTGGTGCGATGCAGACCCCGGATAGCGCTGAGAGTATAAAGGTCCGGTTGGGGAATCACCCGGCCCGTGAGCGGATCGCTGCGCGGCGGCTGACGAATATCCAGGAAAACCGGCTCCTGCTGCTCCCCGCGATTGTAGGTGTAACTCAGACCCAAATCGACAACCCAGGCCGCATCGTGGGTCGGATTGAAAAACAACGTGCGTCCACCGCCGCCGACCACCCAACCGACGTTGAGCCGCCCCACAAAATCCCCGGAGCCGAAAGGGAGATTAGGACCCGTGTACGTATAGAGTTCATACCCAATACGCCCATGCTTGCCGAGGGGGCCGCAGCACCCTGGACCTTCGGTGTAGTACGGACTCGGATAGGAACCCGGAGGCAAGGCCGGCGGGGAGATGACCGGAGGTTCAGTCCACGTTCCGGAAACAGGATTGGTGTTTGGGGCGGGAAGCGAATCGCCGTTGACGGCATCCCAAACATTCGGAACCCGAACCATCCCACGGCGAGAAGGAAAGCCACCGGCGGAAATCACCTCGTTGTGGCTGGACTCCTGAGCCAACGCTTCTGGCACGCGATAGGACGAAGGTAGATCAGCAGGAGTGACTGAGGGAATGTAAGCGGAAACGTCTCTTCCAGCCGGAAGGACTTGTCCCCAAACCGAGGTCGTAAGGACGAACAGCCCTGCGAGACAACCCAGAACACGCATGCCGCCCATACTCTGCCTCTTTCGTGTGGGTTTGTATCCCCCGTGATGGAGGCATACTAACCGATGTTCAGTTTCATCGGCGCAGAAAATGAGCAACTTCACTTTTTTGTCGATCCGGCGGACTTCGTAAAATACTTGGAACGGCGGGATAATACGAGTAATGAGGGGAATAGGGGGGAGTTGTTGTAAGGTAGGTTCCCTCACGGCGTTTTCGCGGGTGCTAACGCCGAAGTCGTATCAGATGGATTCGATAATGGGAGAGTGCTTGAAAGAGAGGGGAAGGAAAAGGTCCAACACAGGGCTGGCTCTTATTTTGCCGAGACGCCCAGAGTTGTGAGCATGAGGAAGGTCCCAAAACCGGCTCTTCCCGCTCCGAGGGTGAGGTGATCCATGCGCGTTCAGGAAATACGAGACCTTGAAGAGGGCGTTCGCTATCTACTCGAAGGTATCCGGTTGGCGCGAGTAGTTCCTCCGCCCCAAAAGGCCGCCATCGTTGATCAGGCGCTCGATTGGGCCGCATGGCTGGTCGCTGGAGGTGTTCCCCTGCCGCCGATGAGTTTCGTGCTGGATGTCGGCCAAATAGCCTCAGGACGTTTCTGGAGTGGCCGACAACGGGGTGCCGGGTCAGACTTTGGGCCAGACAAGCGTTTGGTACAAGCCTATGAGGACCGCTTGCTGGCGCGCCTCCCTTTAGACCCTGCTTTTGATCGAGCCGCCTCGGCCATCGCACGTTACCCTGAAGCGGAACGTCCCAAAGCCATTGCTTTTCTACTCAAGCAACTCGCGGCTCATTTGGAACTGGGAGGCGCCCATCTGTCATTGGAAGCCATACGGCGGCTGCAAGCCCGAGTGGAACAAATGGACCTATCCCAGATACTGGGAGAATATCAGTATGATCATATGTCACAATTGATGAGTGAATTATATACGGATTTGATACAATCTTTGCGGCGGGTACCTCTCTTGCTCCCGTGGGAGGATGTTGCGGCCTTGGAAGACCGCTCCGCGTTAGGCGGAATGGCACAATTCATCGCCTTGCGGCAGATTCGGCAACTGGTCTCCCTTTGGGAAAAAGCGATCAAGCCTCGTCCTCTCCGGTCGCGAGAGAGACGCAAGAATTGGACCACCCGTCTGTTGCAGGAAGATCAGTATCCAGTGGGTGGATTCGCTTCCATCGCCACGCGTGGCAGCATGGAGAGCCTCTTGCATTCTCAATTGGTGTACATGGAGAGAGAAAAACCCGATCTCTTTGATATTAAGTTTCTTCGCAACGAATTACTCTATTATTCACGTGATGAAAATAATTTTATAATAAATAGACGTGTATATGTATTTATTATCGATTATATAATCAATCTACGCTTCAAAGATTTTGAGTTACCATATGAGAGAATAATATTATTGCTCTCTTGGATTGTAACGATTATCCAGTGGCTAAACGAGCGCCTCACCGATGAAGCCATCAATTTTGAGATAAGATTCATCAAACATAACTCTCCTCACAAATATATCAAAGACACTTCTAGCTCTGAGGAACGTTGGGAGGAGCAAGGTTGGCTGGAGTTGCTCCTGAGGGATTGGATTGAACGGGGCGCGGCACGAGTGAGCGTCACGGACTCTCTCGATTCCGTGGTAGGAGAGTTGAAACAATGGAGCCACCGTGCGGATGTTTATTGTTTATATATGACTTCCAAGGAACAGGCAGAGAAGCAGAAAAAGGAAGAGGAACTATCCAAGGTCCAGGGTATCATGTTCACAAGCATGTGGATGGACGGTCCGTATCCATGCATAAGCATGGATCAGGAACAAACGAAAAGGGATGATATTAAGCCCATGGTAGCGTGGTCGCAAGCCCTGAATCGTTTGTTAGAACAATGGATATAGGATGTACAATGCCAGATATTTATACACACTATTTTATATATGATGGAGGCTTTCGTTATTTCACTGGGGATGCTGCGGTATGTTATGATGCCTGGTGAGCCGCTATGATTGATGTGCATATTCATGTCACACCACCGAATCTGCCCGCCGCCGGACCTCTCGCTCCCATCTTGTGTGATTCTCCCGAACGGATTGCCACGGTTTTACGCCGGGAAATGCGTCATGCCGGGATTCGCTTCGCCTGTGCCATCGGCTGTTGGAGCGCGGGCCAGCCAGAGGACCCCTTGGGCATCGCGGCGTCGCTAGCGGTTGCCGCTCAGACGCCCGGACTGCATGTCATCGGCGTGGCTGATCCAACATGGACTGATCCCTCACAGCTCCAAAAAGTCGAACAGATCCTGGCGCAGGGAACCGTCGTAGGCCTTAAGCTCTATTTGGGATACCTTCATTATGAACCATCACATCCTCATTATCGTCCGTATTATGAACTGGCGGCCCGTTATAATCTGCCGGTCTTTCTACACACGGGTGACACTTTCTCGCCCAAGGCGAAGCTGAAATTCGCCCATCCCCTCGGCGTGGACGAAGTAGCGGTGGATCATCCGGAGGTGCAATTTGTTCTCTGTCATGTAGGCAATCCGTGGATGCTCGACGCGGCAGAGGTGATTTACAAGAACCTCAATGTCTGGGCCGACCTTTCCGGTTTATTAATCGGGGATGAGCAGGATTTCGCGGGGGAAGCGATGCAAGAGCAGGCCGCCGAACTGGCCGCCCGCTTAGTCAAGGCCATCCGTTACTCGGAACGTCCCAATCGGTTCCTCTACGGCAGTGACTGGCCATTGGCACCGATGCTGGCGTACCGGAGTATTTTGCAGAGGATCCTCCCGCCTGCCTGGCATGAGTTGATCTTCGAGGAAAACGCCCGCCGCCTGTTCCGCTGGAGGTGATCGCTAAGAGGAATCGTGATCCGGCCTGCCGCCCGTTGCTGGCTCCGGTTCTGAGAGCTGCCCGTATCCCGTCGAAACCGGGTTTTTCTCATGCTCGCCCGCAGTTCGTGACGACGTAATGCACTGCGGGTGTCCGGGAAGCCGCGAGCCGATATAATGGGAGTGATCGTTGAAGAAAGATTGTGGTGGACTCGGCCTCGTCGCCAAGTGGTAAGGCAACGGTTTGCAAAACCGTCATTCGCCGGTTCGAATCCGGCCGAGGCCTCTGACAACAGGCAGCCTACCTCTGGTCACTTTCCCTGCTTTTCCCCCGCGATGGTTCCTGGCATGGGTTGCATTATTCCGGCGAACGTTCCGGTTGGCTCCCCTGGTTGTCTGGACTTGCCGATTGGCTCGATGTGGCGGTTGAGCTTTGGCCGCGGACCGGAGTTAGGCAGCCTAAGATACCGGGATCAGCAAAGCTGACCGAGAAGCCGTCATGAATTGAGATGAGTTCTTCTGTACACCACACGATACCTTGCGAAAACAAGGGACTTTCCGCATGTCTGCTGTTCATTCGTTCCTCTCTTGTTCCCCACCGTCCGGCAATGTCTGCGTTGTCCGCTGCGTTGCCCGGCGGAAGTGCTCATCCCTCACCTGTCAGTAGTGCGCCTCGGCAAGGGCGGGAGTGTGGCCAAGCCAGCTTGTGACTACATAAGGGGGAAACTCCTGAATCAACTCTGTTGCCCGGCTGCTTCGCAGATTGGCAAACATCTTGGGCCGGGCCGGTATGCCCGCACGGACGATGATCACCCGGCATGCCCTGAAGATACATGCCTCCATCCGCCGCACCCCTCACGCCCCAAACGCCAGAAGAACCTAAAGCGGGAAGTGTGAGAGGTGGAGCCAAAGCGGTGGAACCGCTCCCAAGGGAAGGAATTGGGATGGGGAGTGAGATAGGGCAAGCCGATAAAAATGGACTTTCACTATCGGCTTTTCCGATAGCTATTCTCCCCTCAGGAATGCCTGAATCTGTTCCCAGTCCCTGGGTCGCTGGGAGCGGTCCTACCGCCAGAGGAAGGCGGGGATGCCCGCCGCTGGGAGCGGTCCCATCGCCCGCAGCTCCGCCAGCCATTCCTCTTGCTCCGGTCGCAGCCGCCCGCTGTCGCTCTTCAGCTCGGCGAAGGCGAGCCGCTGGGAGCGGTCCCACCGCTGCCGCTGGGGATGCACCAGCACCAGTTCGGGAAAGCCTGCGCCATCCGCCGCCGCAGGCGTGAGCCAGCCGCCTTACCCCTTGGCTAGTCAGCACAACGGGGCCGCTACTGCTCCTGGCCTCCTCTTGAGCCTGAGCTTTACCTGGCTGCTATACTGTTCCGAGTTGCCCATCCTTAGAGTTGATCACATCCTAACTGCTTACGCACATGCCGCAACCACTCCACCTCCGTCAGGCCATCTGCACGAGTATAATACTCACAACCTAAATCCACGGAGAAAAATTTGTGGGGATCTTCCATTTGTTCCATCAAAGGAATCACCTCGTCCAGCTCTTTGCAGACTGTTCGAATCTCATCAGGAGTATGTTCACTTATAAAAGCGGCTATTGCTGCATCAGGACTTTCATAATCATCCAGAAAATCCTGGTGAAAATAGCCTGCTAGGAATTGCCAAAGATGGGGATATTTTTCCTTGGCTCTCATAGGGATTCCTCCGGTCATTGATTCTAGTTGTCTTGGAAAAGCTGTATGAATGCGATAACCTGTTGGT
This genomic interval from Thermogemmata fonticola contains the following:
- a CDS encoding WD40 repeat domain-containing serine/threonine protein kinase codes for the protein MADSTDSLKLDDYLARLLAALDSGVEGGNSHAPTVDLSARQGLPSQGGPQAEAAIPVSHEGSLSEVIPGPGNAGVPLRVAPGSPLRIGRFELRRQLGKGGCGIVFLAFDPKLQREVALKIPRPEMLLSADARKRLIREAQAAAEFDHPNLVPVYETGEFGPLCYIATAFCPGQTLGQWLEKQAFPVPVRQAARLVAIVAEAVQHAHDRGVLHRDLKPNNIILQPVREDPLAEEPPVGSCQLRGEYFIPRVVDFGLAKLMERGEPSDTRTWQILGTPKYMAPEQALAKHRDLGPAADVYALGAILYELLTGCAPYDGATDVEVLRQVIDGQLNPPRQIRPDIPRDLEAICLKAMEKNPGRRYRTAIDLADDLRRFLDGKPTIARPLNWLGRVARWARRNDQLVALIIVSAIAVVMIGVGTWYMGETRRLKNDQERARSDQELRARLERQRDYAQYIYATFLSLRSGNRDEAKDYLEAARMIATYLNEPLDFPYRHLSRLVQLPRQDIPTFANRVTALAVSADLRYLCWAYPDGTLTLWDIAQSRPVQTWKHTTQEMQNAGKTSLHLAFVGPQSKTLLVCNETAEAPHLSVWTLHSEGTMAPLANLPAVFQSPWLRCATSPDGRFSCVEHRDGTVLLWDWFEQKVAAQTRWPQSVKEMHVRTLPSGCEVAFATRDGTVGLWDGRSPPRMLPPLDNSSRITSLAFTAEGKIALGSNTGLWILEKGKQWKQQGNSPVRWVFSSPHGLLTYVKPGRFSLQQEARFWEWPVVEHGEITTAALDANGRLLCTAGEDGFVRLWRIPGDPHELGVLQVPLIQGVFVSEESPQGVLLDAQKRFFPLADSQNAPLPSPSLPILDAFLTQDGSLRVFLADGSTIRDEQWTGPKRRLVRQWRLPPAAQVRWAKFSRPAGHLLAADHLGRLYLWNTADVPSAAPSIIETSSGKVVAEAVLARDASLLAARWDRSAISIWSVAENSWKLTLSIPDATDFCFVENSGFLATAGERGAIRLWSLESGREAATFLGHIGAATCLALSPDQRTLISGGANGEVIFWDLRAQREVFRQRRHDGPVRHIRFANRGRWLITATSDQVALWQTSE
- a CDS encoding zinc-dependent alcohol dehydrogenase family protein, which encodes MPMHAWVLDGGFGTEHLRWTKCEIPVPAAGQILVRLHAVSVNYRDVLIVEGSYNPRLSMPRILGSDGAGEVIAVGPDVDRFRVGDRVIGCFMQKWADGPLTDTAARSTLGADRDGTFAQYVLLEQAGAVPLPEDWDYASAATLPCAALTAWNALISGECRPGKTVLLLGTGGVSIFGLQLAKAMGARVLLLSGQEHKRERAAQLGADATANYHTVPEWDRWVREQTEGQGADIVLEVGGAGTLERSLRAVRRGGYIALIGVLAGRGTIDPMPILMKAVRLQGIFVGSRKMFEDMLVFLQQHRLRPVIDRRFPLPELPAALEAMRRGIHFGKIVLDIIPGVPG
- a CDS encoding amidohydrolase family protein gives rise to the protein MIDVHIHVTPPNLPAAGPLAPILCDSPERIATVLRREMRHAGIRFACAIGCWSAGQPEDPLGIAASLAVAAQTPGLHVIGVADPTWTDPSQLQKVEQILAQGTVVGLKLYLGYLHYEPSHPHYRPYYELAARYNLPVFLHTGDTFSPKAKLKFAHPLGVDEVAVDHPEVQFVLCHVGNPWMLDAAEVIYKNLNVWADLSGLLIGDEQDFAGEAMQEQAAELAARLVKAIRYSERPNRFLYGSDWPLAPMLAYRSILQRILPPAWHELIFEENARRLFRWR
- a CDS encoding contact-dependent growth inhibition system immunity protein encodes the protein MRAKEKYPHLWQFLAGYFHQDFLDDYESPDAAIAAFISEHTPDEIRTVCKELDEVIPLMEQMEDPHKFFSVDLGCEYYTRADGLTEVEWLRHVRKQLGCDQL
- a CDS encoding sialate O-acetylesterase; this translates as MTPRRLFLWVLVWVWLAPPLRAEVEPHPIFSDHMVLQQGTPLRVWGKAKPGEKITVRLEREGQPVATAMATADDKGRWSVELPAQKAGTGFTLTVQGQNTVTFKNVAVGEVWICSGQSNMQWELWRLTRNDQGKKVAAQAKHPNIRLFTMPRRPALTPQEDFPVLKIKMQRDKEYDVVFGQWQECTPETAYEFSAVAYFFGRDLEKALNVPIGLIATNWGGTVCEAWTSLEALESVPDLKYLADRARQAQQSPPQKKGLNPNIPTVLFNGMIHPLLKFPIRGAIWYQGESNAPRAYEYRTLYPTMIQDWRKRWGHDFAFLGVQLAPYWDGNSEGVRYAELRDAQLHATRVLPKVGLAVITDVGEEKDIHPQQKEPVGARLALAARALAYGEKIVYSGPIFREAKFDGKKAILSFDHVGSGLVAKDGPLVGFTACGTDQVFKPAQAVIEGDKVVVTCDEVDRIVAVRYGWVNFAKPTLNLFNKEGLPASPFRTDDFPLTTQGKPKK